A window of the Desulforapulum autotrophicum HRM2 genome harbors these coding sequences:
- a CDS encoding FAD-dependent oxidoreductase, translated as MKGEADKRFPVIVVGGGVAGLTAALDLARAGRPVHLIEKSAVLGGQVTRLDKLYPTDHCAFCPVWTQARLCLGHPLITVHTHSCIEDVTQGKEMGKKQEQGLIQIIICRDLNRIDPGRCILCGRCEKVCPENAVSPTICHALPRTFLVDINACTGCGKCVAVCPTHAIDLERKQDRIKILAENIIWATGFAESEVSVLPELGYGSHPNIMTSLAFEALLSESGPGRGHVLTPGGKVPRRIAFVQCAGARDQRKFAYCSAVCCMHALKQARWVKQRDPGMDCVIFFTDMRTEGRHYYNYYRQAVQEYSIVLVRSRPGLICPLPSGDGLAVRYENTRTGQVKTERFDLVVLNGALEPCQKADKGSAPLPLTDDDGFIGKPSNPALACGFCRAPADVEVSVVQASSAAMGAYMGKGINGKD; from the coding sequence TGAAGGGTGAAGCAGACAAACGATTTCCTGTAATCGTTGTGGGGGGAGGCGTTGCAGGCCTTACCGCAGCCCTTGATCTTGCCCGGGCCGGTCGCCCGGTCCATCTGATCGAGAAAAGTGCGGTCTTGGGCGGTCAGGTGACAAGGCTTGATAAATTGTATCCCACGGATCATTGTGCCTTTTGCCCGGTATGGACCCAGGCAAGGCTGTGCCTTGGACATCCCTTGATTACCGTCCATACCCATTCTTGTATCGAGGATGTGACCCAGGGCAAAGAAATGGGAAAAAAACAGGAACAAGGCTTGATTCAAATTATTATTTGCCGTGATTTGAACCGGATTGATCCAGGGCGTTGTATCTTGTGTGGCCGGTGTGAAAAAGTATGTCCTGAAAATGCTGTTTCTCCCACAATTTGCCATGCCCTGCCAAGAACGTTTCTTGTGGATATCAATGCCTGCACAGGATGCGGTAAATGTGTGGCTGTCTGCCCCACCCATGCCATTGATTTGGAGAGAAAACAAGATAGAATAAAGATTCTGGCCGAGAACATTATCTGGGCAACAGGATTTGCTGAATCTGAAGTCTCAGTCCTGCCGGAACTTGGGTATGGCAGTCATCCCAATATCATGACATCCCTGGCATTTGAAGCCCTGCTGTCTGAATCAGGCCCGGGCAGGGGACATGTTTTAACACCTGGAGGAAAGGTTCCCCGCCGCATTGCATTTGTTCAGTGTGCCGGCGCACGGGATCAAAGAAAATTTGCTTATTGTTCTGCTGTCTGCTGCATGCATGCCCTTAAACAGGCCCGTTGGGTCAAACAACGAGATCCTGGAATGGATTGTGTGATCTTTTTCACAGACATGCGTACGGAAGGCCGTCATTACTACAATTATTACCGACAGGCAGTCCAGGAATATTCCATTGTTCTGGTCCGGAGCAGGCCGGGGCTGATCTGTCCACTGCCGTCCGGGGACGGCCTTGCTGTGCGGTATGAAAATACCCGTACCGGACAGGTGAAGACAGAGCGATTTGATCTGGTTGTCTTGAACGGGGCCCTGGAGCCCTGTCAAAAGGCGGACAAAGGATCTGCCCCTTTGCCATTGACGGACGATGACGGATTTATCGGCAAACCCTCGAACCCGGCCCTGGCCTGTGGATTCTGCAGGGCTCCGGCGGATGTGGAAGTGTCGGTGGTCCAGGCCTCATCTGCAGCCATGGGGGCATATATGGGAAAGGGGATCAATGGAAAAGACTGA
- a CDS encoding CoB--CoM heterodisulfide reductase iron-sulfur subunit A family protein produces MEKTEQMICFLCRCHGEVDSGHQDLGQTEKRIDLEFVRARVMAAYSFVKQVKIFDSLCMDQDFSEMARHIRDCCASRVLICACASKIDEIRLGLKKQDMDAMVEFADVREGCAWIHQGRHGFATEKACDLVKMAIVSLAEQGVSSFPDPGIQPSVLVVGAGPAGLAAAAALARAGIRVHLVEKAEQPGGMLRLLHTVGPGNDTPKAYLASYVEAIEKNPLVTAYLSAKLMSIHGDPGCFTARMIVGQKKIDVKAGAVILAMGARAVLPRDVYGYRELSGVISAMELERNLNKGMAIQGPVAFIQCVGVRDENRPYCSAICCPVTLKNAIQIKTDHPETRVIVFHRDMMCPGVELERYYRRARGLGIVFIRFDAATPPVVLGKESIEKIQCLDTSMGREISYPVKTLVLSTGLAPHPNTNGVFDQITLAGETQKDGAFQDFFSVKPLMNPVQTDVPGVLICGSARWPVLADGAATQGEAAAMKALIFLGDKGLDSQGLSQFRESKFAIARVNADRCSGCGNCVAACPFEACRLEPGNGRYHCRVNPFRCTGCGTCVAVCPNNSIQLPEQTSRAIGAMLLTAFGEQNTGVEENSPDRVKKQKRAARGIEQ; encoded by the coding sequence ATGGAAAAGACTGAACAGATGATATGCTTTTTATGCCGTTGCCATGGAGAGGTTGATTCCGGGCATCAAGATCTGGGTCAAACGGAAAAAAGGATTGATCTTGAATTTGTAAGGGCAAGGGTTATGGCCGCATATTCCTTTGTTAAACAAGTGAAAATTTTTGATTCCCTCTGCATGGATCAAGATTTTTCTGAGATGGCCAGGCATATTCGAGACTGCTGTGCATCAAGGGTTTTGATCTGCGCGTGTGCATCAAAGATTGACGAGATCAGGCTTGGACTGAAAAAACAGGATATGGATGCAATGGTTGAGTTTGCAGATGTCCGGGAGGGGTGTGCATGGATTCACCAGGGACGCCACGGATTTGCCACTGAAAAAGCCTGTGACCTGGTCAAAATGGCAATTGTGTCCCTGGCTGAACAAGGGGTCTCGTCTTTTCCTGACCCAGGCATACAACCTTCGGTGCTTGTGGTTGGGGCAGGGCCTGCCGGGCTTGCTGCGGCAGCTGCCCTGGCCAGGGCAGGGATTCGGGTGCATCTGGTTGAAAAGGCCGAACAACCCGGGGGAATGCTCAGGTTGCTTCACACGGTGGGACCGGGAAATGATACCCCAAAAGCCTACCTTGCAAGTTATGTTGAAGCCATTGAAAAGAATCCTTTGGTTACTGCATACCTGTCTGCAAAGCTGATGTCCATTCATGGCGATCCAGGGTGCTTTACCGCACGTATGATCGTTGGCCAGAAAAAAATTGATGTCAAAGCAGGCGCTGTGATTCTGGCCATGGGTGCAAGGGCTGTTCTGCCCCGGGATGTGTATGGATACCGGGAACTTTCAGGTGTTATCTCAGCCATGGAACTTGAGCGTAACCTGAACAAGGGTATGGCCATACAGGGGCCCGTGGCTTTTATTCAATGCGTGGGGGTCAGGGATGAAAATCGGCCGTATTGTTCGGCCATCTGTTGTCCGGTGACCTTGAAAAACGCCATTCAAATTAAAACAGACCATCCTGAAACCCGGGTAATCGTTTTCCACAGGGACATGATGTGTCCCGGGGTTGAACTGGAGCGGTATTATCGTCGGGCAAGGGGCCTTGGGATTGTTTTTATCCGGTTTGATGCAGCTACACCGCCTGTTGTCCTGGGAAAAGAATCAATTGAAAAAATTCAATGCCTTGATACCAGCATGGGCCGGGAAATAAGTTATCCGGTGAAAACCCTGGTACTGAGCACCGGTCTTGCCCCGCACCCGAATACCAATGGGGTGTTTGATCAGATCACCCTTGCCGGGGAAACTCAAAAGGATGGGGCATTTCAAGATTTTTTCAGTGTTAAACCCCTTATGAACCCTGTGCAGACAGATGTGCCGGGGGTTCTGATCTGTGGGTCTGCACGTTGGCCGGTGCTGGCTGACGGGGCAGCAACCCAGGGGGAAGCTGCAGCCATGAAAGCATTGATATTTTTAGGCGATAAAGGGTTGGATTCCCAGGGGTTGAGCCAGTTTCGGGAATCCAAATTCGCCATTGCCAGGGTAAACGCGGACAGATGTTCAGGGTGCGGGAACTGCGTTGCAGCCTGTCCGTTTGAGGCCTGCCGTCTTGAGCCCGGCAACGGCCGGTACCACTGCCGGGTCAATCCATTTCGCTGTACAGGGTGTGGCACCTGTGTGGCTGTGTGTCCAAACAACAGCATTCAATTGCCCGAGCAGACCTCCCGTGCCATTGGGGCCATGCTCCTGACGGCATTTGGCGAACAGAACACCGGGGTTGAAGAAAACAGCCCTGACCGGGTCAAAAAACAGAAAAGAGCTGCCAGGGGAATTGAACAATGA
- a CDS encoding hydrogenase iron-sulfur subunit, producing the protein MNSQAPERTAEKVTKENQDPKILVFACRYCPLIGAEEAGRQRLDIQENFRVISVECISRVEPDAVVRAFSLGIDGVAVLGCHLGGCRYHEANHRSVKQMKLLAILLDTTGIDSRRLLTSYGTAHEAHQFAGLIHGFAGVLEKLPNLSSARRAGTNGRFGQRYETGHAGQRV; encoded by the coding sequence ATGAACAGCCAAGCGCCGGAACGAACAGCAGAAAAGGTTACAAAAGAAAATCAAGATCCGAAGATCCTGGTTTTTGCCTGCCGGTACTGTCCCTTGATTGGCGCAGAAGAAGCCGGTCGGCAACGACTTGACATCCAGGAAAATTTCAGGGTGATTTCAGTGGAATGTATTTCCCGGGTGGAACCGGATGCAGTGGTCCGGGCATTTTCCCTGGGGATCGACGGGGTGGCTGTGCTGGGTTGCCACCTGGGCGGATGCAGATATCACGAGGCCAATCACAGAAGCGTAAAACAGATGAAACTGCTTGCCATTCTCCTTGACACAACCGGCATTGATTCCAGGCGGCTTTTGACCAGCTATGGTACGGCCCACGAGGCACATCAATTTGCCGGTCTGATCCATGGGTTTGCAGGTGTGCTGGAAAAACTGCCAAACCTTTCATCTGCTCGAAGGGCAGGGACAAACGGCCGGTTCGGTCAACGATATGAAACCGGTCACGCCGGGCAACGGGTATAA